The Chryseolinea soli nucleotide sequence TTACTTCCGGGAAGAAGGAGATCATCGAGTTGCTGCGTCAGCGTTCGCGGCCTTATTTGTTCTCCAACACGTTAGCGCCCTCCATCACGGGAGCGTCCATCGAAGTGTTCAACATGCTCTCGGAGACCACGGCTTTGCGCGACAAGCTGGAGACCAATACAAAATATTTTCGCAGTGAGATGACAAAGGCCGGTTTTGATATTAAGCCAAGTGAACATCCCATTGTTCCCATCATGCTATACGAAGCGCCGCTTGCGCAGCAGTTTGCAGACAAGCTGTTGGAGAAGGGGATCTATGTGATTGGATTCTTTTTCCCCGTGGTGGCCAAAGGGCAGGCACGCATCCGGGTGCAGATCTCGGCGGGGCATGAGCGTCATCATTTGGATAAGGCGATCAAGGCTTTTACCGAAGTTGGGAAGGAGCTGGGAGTGCTCAAGTAGATGAGGAACATTTAACCGCAAAGGCACTAAGACACAAAGAAGGCGCAGAGAAACTCTCTCTGCGCCTTCTTGTTTATGGCGTTGATGAATGTTGTCGGGTTATTTTAGGCCGAGTTCTTTTTTTCGTTTTTGCACGATGTCACCCATCTTGGAGGTGTCTTTGGATAAGAGCCCGAAAGCCGGATCGATGTTGTGTGATGGGAAGAAATAGATGCAGCCTTTCTTCCCCTTCAGTTTTAGTCTGTAGAGGTTGAAGAAGGGCACGATGGTGAGCGACTTCACTTCGGGCCAGGCGAAGCGAACGTTGCGATCGCCTTCGATGACCACGATCTTGTTTTTGCCCACGGCCACTCGTCTCATTTTCTCGGTGAGGATCAGAAAGGCAAAGAAGGCCAAAAGACCCACCGTGATGAAGATGAGGGCAAAGAAAAAAGTCTTCGCTGAAAAAGGGTGCCGGAAGAAGATCGTACCGGCTGCGAGCCATTGCAGGAAACTGAAGGCGAGGAAAAAGTATTTCGCGAAGTAAAATTTAACGGGGTTAGCTTCTACCATGTTAGTACAGTGTAGGAAAAAAGTAATTGAATATACGATTTATTTTAGTTCAGTGTTAATTTTTGCCCTCCTTTTTGGTTTCTCCCTATTCTTCGATCACCACGGGGAAGTCTTGTCCTCGTGAGAACGTGTAAGGATATTGTGGGTTGCCTTTCATTTTCCGGGTCATCTCCGGCACCTGGTCGTCGATATATGACTTCAGCTCGTAGATGGTAACCTTGCCATCTTTCGGCGCGCCGTCGGCTTCGCCCTGCAGGCCTTTGATGAGCACGTAGGTGAACAAGCCATGGCCCAGCTCGCGGAATTCGGTGGCAAACTGCTCGCTGCCCGCCGAGGCCATCACATGGATGCCGGCACTGCGCGAGAGTTGGGCGATGGCCTTTTCTTCGCTGGCGCCCCGTGTCGCCAGCAACTCCACCGAGCCTCCCGACTGGCAGGCGTCCATCACGATGAGCTGCTTCAGCGCCTTGATCTGCTTCAGCTTGTCTTGCAACACGCTGGCGTCAATCGCCTCTTTTGTCAGCGAGCTGGCGTCATAGAGTCGCGGGCTCTCAGTGGGCACGAAATAGAAACGATTGTCGACCATGCTTCCGTGTCCGGCATAGTAAAAAATAAAAACGTCCTCCTGGCTGATCTTGTTCGACAGGTCGTCGAGCGCGCTAAGAATTTTTGGGCGCGTGGCGTCGCTGTCATAGAGCGTGACGAGCTCCAGGTTTTTGAAGAGCGCGCTCTTGTCGTCCATGACCTTGCCAAATGACTCCGCGTCGGTGCGCGCGTAGTTCAGGTTGAGCTTGCTGTTCTTGTACTGGTTGATACCTACAGCGAGAACATAGCAGGTGCTGCTTTTGGTGGCATGTTCTGAAAACAGCTCGACGCTCTGTGGATCGGATTCTACATTGTCTTTATTGCTGGCCGTGGCTGTGAAGGTGTTTTGCCCCCCGATGAGATTCACTTCGTGCTTGTAGGTAGTCGCTTGCCCGCGCGAGGAGGGGAACGTAAGCGCGTCGCGGTTGAGGGGGATGTTCTTGCCGTTGTGAAACAACTTCAGATTCTCGACGCCATTGCCGTTGTCGACGATGCGCACATACACCTCCGCCTTACCTGGCTGGCCTGGGATGACGGCCACTTTCACCGTGGGAGGCGGCGAACTTTTCAGCTTTCCCTGGATGCTTTTGGATTCTTCTTTGCCCCCGCGATTCTGAAAAATTTTCGGCAGCAGGTCGGGGCGATAAAACTCGTTGAAGAATTGGTCTACCGCATAGGTCTTCATGCCGCTCACGAAATGGATGTATTGCCGTGCGTCGCCGGTGCTGTTAAAATAGCCTTCGGGATTTTTCACCATCCAGTCTTTCTCCCCGATGTGAATGTGCTCGAAGAATTCTTTGCCGGTGGCCATGTCCCAAAATTTGGTCACCCCGTCGAGGCTGAGGCTGATCAGCATCCTGTTGTCCGGGCTAAAGGCCAGGGAAGTCACTTCGGCGTTGTGTCCTTCGAACGTGCGGATCACTGCTCCCGTGTTGATGTCCCACACGCGGATCGTGCGGTCGGCTCCGGCAGAGTAAACCGTTTTTCCATCCATCCCAAAAAGCGCGGTGTGGACAGCACCCTTGTGGCCCTTGAATTTTTTTGTCATCAATCCCGTGCCGATATCCCAGAGGCGGATGGAACCATCCCAACTCGCGCTGAGCAATGTTTTTTGATCGCTGCTGAGTCGAATCACCGAAATCACGTCGGTGTGGCCGGTGAAATTGCGCACTTCTTTTTTTGTGTCGAGCTCCCACATCTGCAGGGAATTGTCGAGGCGTGCCGAGAACAGGTACAGGTCGTTGGGATGAAAGACGATGCTGTAGGCGGAATAGCGCTCCAGATCAAGATACGTGAGCAGTTTTCCGTTGGCCAGGTCGTGCACTTTCATGGAAGCATCCCAACTGGAGGATACCGCTTTTGTTTCGTCGCTGCTGAAGTGAATGTCGAAGATGGGTTCGCGATAGGTTTGGATGGACTTTAGCGAGTCCCCGGTTTCAACATCCCACAGCATGATCTTGCCATCGCCACCACCGGTGAGCAGTCGCCGGCCGTCTCGCGAGAGGTCGTAGCACAGCACGGCCTTTTTATGACCGACGTATTCCATAACAGTTTTCCCCGTGGCGATGTCCCAGCGTTTCACCTTTGTGCCGAACTTGCCTTTGATGAGTGTCTTGCCGTCGCGCGAGATGAGCACGGAATTTTTGAAGCGAACGTAGCGCGCAATATTCGACTCCCAATAAAAGTTAGGATCGTAGTTGAGCCCCCCGCGGTCGCGTTGGTTCAAAAAGCCGGTCAAGGGCTCTTCCTTTTTATTCTTTACAAAATCCCAGATCAGGGTGGTGTTGTTATCGCAGGGCACCAACAATTTTTTTCCATCGCGCGAAAAAGTGATCTCGTGAAATTCGCCATCCTCGGCGGGAAGTGTAGCCACCACGCGGCCGCTGGCTTCATCCCAAACCTGCACTTCCTTTTCCGTGGCGCGCGCCAAAATTTTCCCATCCGCACTCAAGGCAATGCCGGTGACGTCTTCCACTTTCTCTTCGTAGGTCTTTATCAGCTTATAGGTAGCCAGATCATATTTGCGCAACGGGCCGTTTTCGGAGATCTGGTAGAGGGTTTTACTGTCTGGGCTAAATACCGTGCGCGTGCCACAACCGCCGCACGTGCCTTCTTCATAGGGAAACGTGTGAATATTTTTCCAATCTGAGCTTTGGTACAGGTTGGCTACCCGGTTGTCTTCCCCGAAGGCCACCCACCGCCCATCGGGGCTAATCGCGATATCCACGCCGCTGCCCGATCCCTGGTCGGCGGAGGTTGGAATTTTAGCCAGCACTTTTTTAGATGTAAAATCGTAGACGGTGGCCGAGTCGGTGCGATCATAGCCGGCCACGACAAAGTATTTCATTTTCGGATCGATGGCGACGTCGGTGATGTACTCCTCGGTGGCCAACGAAAAAACTTCGCGGCCCGTGCTCACTTCCCACAGCCGGATGCTTTTGTCGTTGCTGCCGGTGAGCAAAAATTTTCCGTCTTGCGAAAACTCGACGCTGGTCACCGTGGCTTCGTGGCCCAGGAAGCTGCGCACTTCGCGGCCGGTACTCATTTCCCAAAGCTTGGCCGATTTGTCCTTGCTCGCGGTGGCGACATAGTTGCTGTCGGCGCTTACGGCCACGGCCACCACGGCCAGTTCATGACCTTTTTGTATGATGGTTTCCAGGGATTGTGAAAATGCAACGAAAGGGAGAAGGAGAAGTGCGATGGTGAGCCTCATGCCGGAAATGTATTTGGCACGAAGTTAAACATAAACCGCTTATGCTTTTGCAGGCGAAGATTCGGTGGGCTCGGGTTCTTCATCCTTCACTTCTTCCCAACGCGCCGGTTCGTCGTTGTGGAGGTACTGCAGCACGCGGTGTTCGACCTGCTTCAATTTCAGCGAGCGCAGATATTTGCCGTTGCGGGCCAGGATGAGGCGGCCCGATTCTTCCGAAATGGCCATCACCAGGGTGTCGGTGTTTTCCGACATGCCCACCGCGGCACGGTGCCGCAGCCCGAAATGTGCGGGCAGGTTGTCATTCTCGCTTACGGGCAGCACGCAGCGGGCGGCTTTGATCCGTCCCTTGTGGATGATCACGGCGCCGTCGTGCAATGGACTGTTTTTGTTAAAGATGGAAAGCAGCAGGCGCTTGTTCACGGCCGAATCCAGCGCGTCGCCGGTTTGTACATAGAATTTGAGTTCGGTATCGCGCGAAAAAACAATGAGGGCGCCGGTCTTGGTTGCTTTCAGGGCCTTGGCGGCTTCCATCACCTCGTGGATGTCGAAGTCGTCATGATATTGATGACGCCAGTTGGCGATGGTCTTGAAAATGTTCTCCTTGAATTCGGTTCCCCGCCCGATCACGAGCAGGAATTTCCGGATCTCCGGCTGGAAGAGGATGATCATGGCCAGCACCCCGACACCCATGAACTGTCCGAGGATGGTGGCCAGCAATTCCATCTGCGCGGCGCGCACGATGAGGTACACCAGGTAGAGCGCCAGGATCCCCAGGAAGATGTTCACGGCAATACTTCCGCGGATGAGCTTGTATACCTGGTAGAGCAAGATGCTCACCAATGCGATGTCGACAAAATCGACCCAGGTAACTTCCAGAAATCCTATTTTAAAAAGTAAGACCATTCTTACAAAGGTAACCGACGATTGATCAAGTATGAAGAACGAGGGGATATATAAAATAGGTCAACCGTTGGGGGAGGCTAGGGTTGACGTTATCAATTTTATAGTCTCAACAGCTTCTTTTACATCGTGCACCCGCAAAAGCGTGGCTCCCTTGGCGAGGGCCAGTGCGTTCAGGGCGGTGGTGCCGTTCAAAGCTTGCTCCGGTGCAATGTTCAGCGTTTTCCAGATCATCGACTTACGAGATAACCCCACCAGCAGCGGTTTGTTCAACAGATGAAGATATTCCAACTGGTGTAACAACTCAAAATTTTGCGTGGGCCCTTTGGCAAAACCAAATCCGGGGTCGACGATCACATCTTTAATACCACGAAGCTGCAATTGGTAAATTTTTTTGTGAAAATAATTCAACACTTCCTGCAACAGGTTTTCGTATGACGCAAGCTTGGTCATGGTTTGCGGATCGCCCTTCATGTGCATCAACACATACGGGACTTTCGCGGCTGCCACGCAGTCGAACATGAGGGGGTCCAGTGACCCGCCGGAAATGTCGTTGATCAGCACGGCCCCTTCGTTCACCGCGGCGTGGGCCACGGCGCTGCGGTAGGTATCGATGGAAACAAGCGCTTCGGGGAAATTTTTCAGGATAACCTTTATCGCCAGCAAGGCCCGGCTCATTTCGGCTTCTTTCGAAATGTCGGGTGCACCGGGACGGGACGAGGCGGCGCCCACGTCGATGAGGGTGGCGCCTTCCTGGAGCATTTTTTCGGCCTGCCGCACGATGGCGTCTTCGGTGGTGTAGCGGCCGCCGTCAAAAAAACTGTCGGGCGTCACATTCAAAATGCCCATCACTTTGGGCGTGTGGAGGTCGATGAGCCGGCCGCGGAGGTTCAGTGTTTTGTTTGTGGAAAATAATCTATTTTCAGGCGCAGATTTCATGCGGGGCGTGCTGGAATTATGAGCCAAATTAAGAAGTTTGCCACCTAAAGTATATTGCCTTGATTGAAAAAACAGCCCAGGAGTACAAAGAAATAATTGCCCGTTGCAAGGCTTTGTTCGAGAAAAAGACCCGGGACTACGGCACGGCGTGGCGGATCCTGCGTTTACCGTCCATTACAGACCAAATCTTCATCAAGGCCCAGCGCATCCGCAGCATCCAGGAAAAAGGCGTGCAGAAAGTGGACGACCCCATCAGCGACGAGTTCGTGGCCATCATCAACTATTGCATCATGGCCCTCATCCAGATGCAGCTCGCAGATTCCGCTTCCCTGGAGATGACGGTAGAGGAACTGGAACCGCTGTATGACGGGGCCGTGAACGAAACGTTCAGCCTGCTCCAAAACAAGAACCACGACTACGGCGAAGCCTGGCGCGACATGCGCGTGACGTCCATCACCGATATCATCCTCATGAAATTGTTGCGGGTGAAACAGATCGAAGACAACCAGGGAAAAACTTTAGTGAGCGAAGGGGTGAAGGCCAACTACCAGGACATGATCAACTACGCCGTGTTCGCCATGATATTATCGAAAGCATAACTATGATACAAAAAATTGCAGATCAGGCCAGCCGGTATTTTGTGGGGGCACTTTTTATTTTCTCGGGGCTCATCAAGCTCAACGATCCCA carries:
- a CDS encoding DUF1599 domain-containing protein is translated as MIEKTAQEYKEIIARCKALFEKKTRDYGTAWRILRLPSITDQIFIKAQRIRSIQEKGVQKVDDPISDEFVAIINYCIMALIQMQLADSASLEMTVEELEPLYDGAVNETFSLLQNKNHDYGEAWRDMRVTSITDIILMKLLRVKQIEDNQGKTLVSEGVKANYQDMINYAVFAMILSKA
- a CDS encoding caspase family protein, with the translated sequence MRLTIALLLLPFVAFSQSLETIIQKGHELAVVAVAVSADSNYVATASKDKSAKLWEMSTGREVRSFLGHEATVTSVEFSQDGKFLLTGSNDKSIRLWEVSTGREVFSLATEEYITDVAIDPKMKYFVVAGYDRTDSATVYDFTSKKVLAKIPTSADQGSGSGVDIAISPDGRWVAFGEDNRVANLYQSSDWKNIHTFPYEEGTCGGCGTRTVFSPDSKTLYQISENGPLRKYDLATYKLIKTYEEKVEDVTGIALSADGKILARATEKEVQVWDEASGRVVATLPAEDGEFHEITFSRDGKKLLVPCDNNTTLIWDFVKNKKEEPLTGFLNQRDRGGLNYDPNFYWESNIARYVRFKNSVLISRDGKTLIKGKFGTKVKRWDIATGKTVMEYVGHKKAVLCYDLSRDGRRLLTGGGDGKIMLWDVETGDSLKSIQTYREPIFDIHFSSDETKAVSSSWDASMKVHDLANGKLLTYLDLERYSAYSIVFHPNDLYLFSARLDNSLQMWELDTKKEVRNFTGHTDVISVIRLSSDQKTLLSASWDGSIRLWDIGTGLMTKKFKGHKGAVHTALFGMDGKTVYSAGADRTIRVWDINTGAVIRTFEGHNAEVTSLAFSPDNRMLISLSLDGVTKFWDMATGKEFFEHIHIGEKDWMVKNPEGYFNSTGDARQYIHFVSGMKTYAVDQFFNEFYRPDLLPKIFQNRGGKEESKSIQGKLKSSPPPTVKVAVIPGQPGKAEVYVRIVDNGNGVENLKLFHNGKNIPLNRDALTFPSSRGQATTYKHEVNLIGGQNTFTATASNKDNVESDPQSVELFSEHATKSSTCYVLAVGINQYKNSKLNLNYARTDAESFGKVMDDKSALFKNLELVTLYDSDATRPKILSALDDLSNKISQEDVFIFYYAGHGSMVDNRFYFVPTESPRLYDASSLTKEAIDASVLQDKLKQIKALKQLIVMDACQSGGSVELLATRGASEEKAIAQLSRSAGIHVMASAGSEQFATEFRELGHGLFTYVLIKGLQGEADGAPKDGKVTIYELKSYIDDQVPEMTRKMKGNPQYPYTFSRGQDFPVVIEE
- the folP gene encoding dihydropteroate synthase — its product is MKSAPENRLFSTNKTLNLRGRLIDLHTPKVMGILNVTPDSFFDGGRYTTEDAIVRQAEKMLQEGATLIDVGAASSRPGAPDISKEAEMSRALLAIKVILKNFPEALVSIDTYRSAVAHAAVNEGAVLINDISGGSLDPLMFDCVAAAKVPYVLMHMKGDPQTMTKLASYENLLQEVLNYFHKKIYQLQLRGIKDVIVDPGFGFAKGPTQNFELLHQLEYLHLLNKPLLVGLSRKSMIWKTLNIAPEQALNGTTALNALALAKGATLLRVHDVKEAVETIKLITSTLASPNG
- the cdaA gene encoding diadenylate cyclase CdaA, with amino-acid sequence MVLLFKIGFLEVTWVDFVDIALVSILLYQVYKLIRGSIAVNIFLGILALYLVYLIVRAAQMELLATILGQFMGVGVLAMIILFQPEIRKFLLVIGRGTEFKENIFKTIANWRHQYHDDFDIHEVMEAAKALKATKTGALIVFSRDTELKFYVQTGDALDSAVNKRLLLSIFNKNSPLHDGAVIIHKGRIKAARCVLPVSENDNLPAHFGLRHRAAVGMSENTDTLVMAISEESGRLILARNGKYLRSLKLKQVEHRVLQYLHNDEPARWEEVKDEEPEPTESSPAKA